The segment TATCTTTTGAAAATGCTGGTTCGATTATAGTGAAAATATTTGCAAATCCTACTGTGACTGACGTTAATACAGTCGCAATTATTACAGATGTTCTGCTTTTAAAGATTTCAAACGGTCTATTGATCTTTTTGTTATTTTTAAATGACGGATATGCTAAGCACAAAAATACATACGGCAATGTCATTGCTACATTCGTCATTAGCACTATGCGAGCAAAGAAAACTTTTGCTATGTCTCCTCCAAATGATATGAGGAACAACATAACAGCAACTAACAAACATTGTATCCACATTGCATATTTCGGAACACCTTTATCATCTATTTCTGCTGTCTTTACAGGCCATAATTCAGCAGGTGTGCCTTCAATCAGTTGTCTTAATGGCGCATAGCTAAGTGTAAAGAATGCACCCATTAATGATAAGAATACAGATAGCGCTACTATTCTAGCAGACCAATTTCCAATGATTATTGCTGTGCTTTTGCTTGCGCCTAGGCTTAATCCAATTTGATATCCAAAATTATTCATGATTACATACTGGGCATTTGCCATATTGACATTGTTAGACGCTAAAACACTATTCCACTTTGTAAATATTCCAACCAGGAATATTCCTAAAGAATACCCGATTGCGATTATTATAGCTGAAAACAATACGCCTTTAGGAAATGTCTTCTCTGCATTTTCCGTTTGATCTACGACACCGCCAACTACCTCTGTTCCTCCATACGCAAATATTGCAAATACTATGAATGACAAAACTGCAATCGGTGATAAATATGACGGATTCGGTGAAACTATAAACGATTTTAAAGATGTAATGGGCTCAGCTAATTTTCCTCCATTTGCTATCAATACAACAATTGAACCAAGTAAGAATATGACGTTTATAGCTAATACTGATGTTCCACCGATTGAAGCAATTTTCGATACCCAATTTAAACCTTTACTTGCTACATAAGTAATCAATATGATAAGCAATATTCCCATTAATCCAATAACTTGAGTAGAATTTAGCCCAAACAATCTAAGAGAAGAAGTTCTATCAGTTCCAAAAATTATATTTGAGATATTTATAAAAATCGTTGAACAAATGCTGACCATCCATACAACATATGATGCATACCACATGAAAGTACCTACAAAAGCGTATTTAGGGCCAACCGATCTTTCCATCCACGTGTATATCCCGCCGCTTTCTTCTTTAAAAGCCGCGCCAAATTCCGCCATCATAAAAGCATAAGGCAAGAAAAATGTTATACCTGATAAAATGTACCACGGTATCGCGCTGTATCCCATCAAATAAAATGCTCTTGGCATATTGTTGAAACCAAAAACAGATGTGAAAATCATCAAGATTAGTGGCACCAGTGTCAGCTTTTTCTTTGATTCATCGTTCATAATAACACTCCTTTCCTTTTGATTAAACTTTTATTTTATTTATTAAAAATTTTTAATTCAACTAAATTATAATACCTTCCCCGACTAATTGCAATACTATTTTGAATTGAATTATTAATTTTAATTTATGCAATTTTCTGTCTAAACTATCTAACCTTAATGGAATTTTTGTGATATGAAAAATATCTTCCTTGATTGCTTGAATAAGTTGTAATAGAAAATTTCAATAAATTTTTAGATAAAGAGAAGATAAATAAAAATAAATTGTTAGGAAAGGATATATAACGTTCATCATATATCCTTTCCAGAATATTTACCATCTATTCTGACAATATTTCTATTGGATCCACATATTCAAGTCCATGAGCTTCTGCTACTGCCTTATACGTCACATTACCATTTATAACATTAAGTCCTCTCATAAGCGATTTATTCTCTAATAGCGCTTTCTTATAACCTTTATCTGCAATCTGCAATGCGTATGGCAAAGTAACATTTGTCAATGCAAATGTAGATGTCCTCGGAACTACACCGGGTATATTTGGAACAGAATAATGCACCACATCGTATTTTATAAAGTATGGATTGTCATGAGATGTTATTCTGTCCATCGTTTCGACAGAACCACCTTGGTCTATAGCTACATCGACGATTACAGATCCTTTTCTCATGTTCTTTACCATTTCTTCTGTTATTATTTTTGGTGTCTTAGCCCCCGGAATAAGCACTGCTCCTATTACTAAATCAGCTTCTTCAGTACATTTAGCTATATTATAACTGTTTGACATAAGAGTCGTTACTTTTCCTCCAAAAACGTCATCTAAGTATGCAAGCCTTGAAGCATTTACATCAAGTATTGTAACATTAGCTCCCATTCCAACTGCAATCTTTGCTGCATTTAGTCCTACCGTTCCACCACCGACTATGACAACATTCGCCTTTTCAACACCTGGAACACCGCTTAGTAGAACTCCTCTGCCATTATTTTTGCTAAGCAACAAATAAGCACCTATCGTAACTGATAGTCTGCCTGCCACTTCACTCATAGGACTTAATAGCGGTAGCATTCCATCATCTGTCTGAACTGTTTCATATGCTATACCTACTACTTTTTTCTTTAAAAGCGCTTCTGTTTGCTGTCTATCTGGAGCTAAATGTAAATAGGTAAACAAAATCTGTCCTTCTTTAAAATAATCATACTCGGAAGGTTGTGGTTCCTTGACCTTTAATATCATATCAGATTCATTAAAAACGTCTTCAGCCGTGTTAATGATTTCAGCTCCAGCCTTTTTATATTCTTCGTTAGTTATCCCACTGATTAAACCAGCATTATTTTCAATTAATACTCTATGTCCTTTACTGCAAAATGCATGAACACCGGCAGGTGTAATAGCAACTCTTCCTTCTTCTTCTTTTATTTCTTTTGGTACTCCGATTATCATTGTGATCGCTCCTTTGTAATATATTTTATTAAAATCATTCTAATCCGACAGCTTTTAAACCATCGGATTAGAATGATTTTTTACCCATTCACAGCTAATTAGTCTTTTTGCTATCTCTCACTGTATATCCGTATAGGTAAATTCCTAACAAGACAAACATCAAAAGTGAAATCCATGAAGCAAATGCTCCACTATTTGTAAACCAATTAGCACCAAAACCTATATTTATTTTAAGGCCTGCAAATATGGCTATTACTAATCCCATCAAAGCATCTCCAGCGACTAATCCTGAAGAAATCAATATACCTTTTTCAGTCTTTTCTTTATACATCTTTTCATCATTCTTGTATTTCCTGTCAATTATCCATCTGATGATTCCTCCAACCATAACAGCCGCACTTAACTCAAATGGCAAATAAAGTCCAAGTGCAAATGGCAATACCGGAATATGCATCATCTCTATCATTATTCCCATAAAGACACCAGCAATGATTAATATCCATGGAAGGTGTCCTGTCATTATTCCTTTTACAACCATTGACATTATAGTTGCTTGTGGCGCAGCAACATATTTTGAACCAATTCCATAAGAATTATTAAGCATAATAAGCACTAATCCCGCGAAAATTGATGATGCAACTATTCCTGTGTAAAGGTATGACTCTACCTTTTTAGGCGATCCACCTATAATGTAGCACGTTTTTAAAGACTGTGCATTGCAGCCTGCCGTTGCTGCTGCAATACAAACTATGCCTCCAATCGTAATTGCCAATATCATACCACTGTCTCCGACAATGCCTGTAAGCTTTAAAATAGACGTAACAACAAGCAATGTAGCTATTGTCATACCTGACACTGGGTTATTGGATTCACCAACAATTCCTGTCATTCTCGCTGAGACAACAGCGAAGAAGAAAGAAAATAATATCGTTAAAAGACTTCCTATAAATGTCATCTTAAACATAGGCAGAAGCCATGTTAAAAGGAATAGAAAAATCGAACCAATAATCACTATATTTATCGATATATCGCTGTCAGTTCTTTTTTGACCTTTTGCACTCGTTCCAAACCCAGATAATGAGTCTTTAAACGCCTTTATAAGTGTAGGGAATGTCTTGAATAAAGTAATAAATCCTCCTGCCAATACTCCACCAGCACCTATATACCTTATATAGCTGCCCCATATTTGAGAAGCTGACATATCTTTTATAAGAGTTGTAGCTGGATATATTGGACTTGTAAGACCATCTCCAAAAAATTTTATCAATGGTATAAGACCAAGCCATGCCAATATACCACCTGCCAGCATGTATGAAGAAATCTCTATTCCAACTATGAAGCCAACTCCTAATAACGATGCTAACACATTTATCCCAACTTGAGTCCCTTTAAACCAATTTAGATTCCATGCAGGCTCTTCTGACCATATAGAAAAACCGCCTGATAGAAGTTTGTATATGCCACCTGTAAGCATACCGGACAAAACCGTCATAAATCCCGAACCGCCTTGATTGCTTGTTACAAGGACTTCAGAAGCTGCCATTCCTTCTGGATACAGAAGTTTCCCGTGTTCTTCAACCGTTAAATACCTTCTTAAAGGTACGACGAATAATACGCCAAACAATCCACCGATTAATACCGCAAATATTATTCTTTCAAGCGTAAACTCATTTTTAAAGCCCCAAATAGCTATAGCTGGAAAAGAAAACAAAAGTCCAGCAGCAACACTTTCACCCGTTGCAGCTATTGCTGTAGCCATATTAGCTTCTAATATGCTATTTCTTCTAAAAATCGTCTTTAATATACCAGTAGACAAAACAGCAGCAGGAATCGCTGCACTTATAGTCATTCCAGTTTTAAGACCTAAATAAGTATTAGCTGCCGCGAAAACAATCGCAAATATCACACCTATAACTAAACTTAAAAACGTAGATTCTGGAAGAACCTCTTCCGCTGGAACAAATGGCACATACTTGTCGCCACTTATACCGCCATAAGCGCCATCTGATAACTTTCTTCCATGTTCAGCTTTTCCACTTGCCATATCTCTTCTCCTTTCGTCCTATAGTTTAAATGACATTTAATTTAAGCTTTTTATCGCTTTAATCACCTCCTCCAACATTTTAACTAATATTAAAATATTTTAATAGTATAAAGTAATAAAATGTTTTGGCATTGTTTTAAACTCTTTGTAAAACGATACATCGTTTTCCACTTTTATTATATTCGACGCACATTTCAAAAATCCTTCAAAAATGCAAAATATGCTTCATGAATATTTTCACTGCATTTCTTTCATTCATAATATAGTGTTTATTTCTTACTTAAAACATCTATAAGTTCTGCTCCTTTTTCTAAGGCTTTTTCATTTATTGACACAAGATGCTCTTTACTTGGTCCTAAAACTTCTACAAGTGCCTTTAATGTAGATTCAATTTTTGTAATATTCGTTGCTTTTATTAGAGCTCCTAAAATCACCATATTCGCAATTTTTAAATTTCCTATTTCATTTGCAATGTCATTTGCCGCGATTTCGTAAACTTCTATATCATTTCTTTTCGCTTTCTCTTTAATCAGCGATGTATTTATAAAAAGCTTTCCACCAGGCACAACATATTTTTCATACTTCTCTAAAGAAGGCCTATTCATAGCAATAACT is part of the Thermoanaerobacterium sp. PSU-2 genome and harbors:
- a CDS encoding 2-oxoacid:acceptor oxidoreductase family protein gives rise to the protein MNEKIIFAGFGGQGIMSMGLIMSYAGMMDGKNVSWLPSYGPEMRGGTANCHVTISDEPVGSPIINEATVVIAMNRPSLEKYEKYVVPGGKLFINTSLIKEKAKRNDIEVYEIAANDIANEIGNLKIANMVILGALIKATNITKIESTLKALVEVLGPSKEHLVSINEKALEKGAELIDVLSKK
- the yjeM gene encoding glutamate/gamma-aminobutyrate family transporter YjeM produces the protein MNDESKKKLTLVPLILMIFTSVFGFNNMPRAFYLMGYSAIPWYILSGITFFLPYAFMMAEFGAAFKEESGGIYTWMERSVGPKYAFVGTFMWYASYVVWMVSICSTIFINISNIIFGTDRTSSLRLFGLNSTQVIGLMGILLIILITYVASKGLNWVSKIASIGGTSVLAINVIFLLGSIVVLIANGGKLAEPITSLKSFIVSPNPSYLSPIAVLSFIVFAIFAYGGTEVVGGVVDQTENAEKTFPKGVLFSAIIIAIGYSLGIFLVGIFTKWNSVLASNNVNMANAQYVIMNNFGYQIGLSLGASKSTAIIIGNWSARIVALSVFLSLMGAFFTLSYAPLRQLIEGTPAELWPVKTAEIDDKGVPKYAMWIQCLLVAVMLFLISFGGDIAKVFFARIVLMTNVAMTLPYVFLCLAYPSFKNNKKINRPFEIFKSRTSVIIATVLTSVTVGFANIFTIIEPAFSKDIASTLWMIAGPLFFTVVALLMFRRYEKSKNVVKDNPVKET
- the ald gene encoding alanine dehydrogenase; the encoded protein is MIIGVPKEIKEEEGRVAITPAGVHAFCSKGHRVLIENNAGLISGITNEEYKKAGAEIINTAEDVFNESDMILKVKEPQPSEYDYFKEGQILFTYLHLAPDRQQTEALLKKKVVGIAYETVQTDDGMLPLLSPMSEVAGRLSVTIGAYLLLSKNNGRGVLLSGVPGVEKANVVIVGGGTVGLNAAKIAVGMGANVTILDVNASRLAYLDDVFGGKVTTLMSNSYNIAKCTEEADLVIGAVLIPGAKTPKIITEEMVKNMRKGSVIVDVAIDQGGSVETMDRITSHDNPYFIKYDVVHYSVPNIPGVVPRTSTFALTNVTLPYALQIADKGYKKALLENKSLMRGLNVINGNVTYKAVAEAHGLEYVDPIEILSE
- a CDS encoding oligopeptide transporter, OPT family, encoding MASGKAEHGRKLSDGAYGGISGDKYVPFVPAEEVLPESTFLSLVIGVIFAIVFAAANTYLGLKTGMTISAAIPAAVLSTGILKTIFRRNSILEANMATAIAATGESVAAGLLFSFPAIAIWGFKNEFTLERIIFAVLIGGLFGVLFVVPLRRYLTVEEHGKLLYPEGMAASEVLVTSNQGGSGFMTVLSGMLTGGIYKLLSGGFSIWSEEPAWNLNWFKGTQVGINVLASLLGVGFIVGIEISSYMLAGGILAWLGLIPLIKFFGDGLTSPIYPATTLIKDMSASQIWGSYIRYIGAGGVLAGGFITLFKTFPTLIKAFKDSLSGFGTSAKGQKRTDSDISINIVIIGSIFLFLLTWLLPMFKMTFIGSLLTILFSFFFAVVSARMTGIVGESNNPVSGMTIATLLVVTSILKLTGIVGDSGMILAITIGGIVCIAAATAGCNAQSLKTCYIIGGSPKKVESYLYTGIVASSIFAGLVLIMLNNSYGIGSKYVAAPQATIMSMVVKGIMTGHLPWILIIAGVFMGIMIEMMHIPVLPFALGLYLPFELSAAVMVGGIIRWIIDRKYKNDEKMYKEKTEKGILISSGLVAGDALMGLVIAIFAGLKINIGFGANWFTNSGAFASWISLLMFVLLGIYLYGYTVRDSKKTN